One region of Hymenobacter sediminicola genomic DNA includes:
- a CDS encoding ClpP family protease, which translates to MLNKQEFRKFAVKGQGLNGLGVDQYIQHVEGQTRNGLIMPTGMTRSVIEERPTRFAEIDVFSRLIMDRIVFLGTAVDDYIANILTAQMLFLESVDAKKDILLYINSPGGSVYAGLGIYDTMQYVNPDVATICTGLAASMGAVLLAGGAKDKRSALPHARVMIHQPSGGAQGQSSDIEITAREILKLKKELYDILADHTGKTYQEIHDNSDRDYWMRADEAKEYGLIDEVLEKKKA; encoded by the coding sequence ATGCTGAATAAACAAGAGTTCCGCAAATTTGCCGTTAAAGGCCAGGGCCTGAACGGTCTGGGCGTTGACCAATACATCCAGCACGTAGAAGGCCAGACCCGCAACGGTCTGATTATGCCTACCGGCATGACCCGGTCGGTAATTGAGGAACGCCCCACGCGCTTTGCTGAAATTGACGTGTTTTCGCGCCTGATCATGGACCGGATTGTGTTCCTGGGTACGGCCGTTGACGATTATATTGCCAATATCCTGACGGCGCAGATGCTGTTTCTGGAGTCGGTAGACGCCAAGAAGGATATTCTGCTCTACATCAACTCGCCCGGTGGCTCGGTGTATGCCGGCCTCGGTATATATGACACCATGCAGTATGTAAACCCTGATGTGGCCACTATCTGCACGGGTCTGGCTGCCTCGATGGGTGCCGTGCTACTGGCTGGTGGTGCCAAGGACAAACGCTCGGCCCTGCCCCACGCCCGCGTCATGATTCACCAGCCTTCGGGTGGTGCGCAAGGCCAGTCGTCGGATATCGAAATCACAGCTCGTGAGATTCTGAAACTCAAGAAAGAGCTGTACGACATTCTGGCTGACCACACCGGCAAAACTTACCAGGAAATCCACGACAACTCTGACCGTGACTACTGGATGCGTGCTGATGAGGCGAAGGAATACGGCCTAATTGACGAAGTTCTGGAAAAGAAGAAGGCGTAA